A portion of the Apteryx mantelli isolate bAptMan1 unplaced genomic scaffold, bAptMan1.hap1 HAP1_SCAFFOLD_40, whole genome shotgun sequence genome contains these proteins:
- the LOC136996446 gene encoding olfactory receptor 12D1-like, with protein MDNQTEVRKFILLGLTNVQGLQKFLIVLFLLLYLSTLLGNMAIMIVVVCEPRLHTPMYFFLCNLSCLDIFFSTVTMPKMLAGFLLGHQGISYTGCLSQLHFFYFLGTSESLLLAVMAYDRFVAICYPLRYTLIMSPRACLQLAVATWTTGFLHALMHTVMTSRLHFCGPNHIQHFFCEIKPLVRLACNSSQLNLNLLNIITGSLAIGPFVFTLLSYLYIFSFLRLKVQSKESRKKAFSTCISHLTVVALFYVPVIFNYVPPSSGNSPSWTMISTVMYNVVTPVLNPLIYTLRNVEVKRALKRRLFSRELLLNPTPSQSCQEKLTHDSSYPKADRQGGIQLFLQEFPGSIYTGSELQHSYKLPMRKLASVLGMTVEHWQISQAEVHGL; from the exons atggataaccagacagaggtgaggaagttcatcctccttggcctgaccaatgttcaagggctacagaaattcctgaTCGTGCTATTCTTACTGCTGTACCTGTCTAccctgctggggaatatggcaatcatgatAGTGGTGGTATGTGAACCCcggctacacacccccatgtactttttcctctgcaacctctcctgtctagatattttcttctccacagttaccatgcccaagatgctggctgggttccTCTTGGGGCACcagggcatttcttacactggctgcctaagccagctccacttcttcTACTTCCTGGGCACCAGCGAATctttgcttctggctgtcatggcctatgaccgttttGTGGCCATCTGCTaccccctgcgctacaccctgatcatgagcccacgggcctgcctgcagctggctgtagccacttggactactggcttccttcatgctctgatgcacacagtcatgacctcccggctccatttctgtggccccaaccacatccaaCACTTCTTCTGCGAAATTAAGCCCCTGGTGAGACTGGCCTGCAAtagcagccagctcaacctgaACCTTCTCAACATCATCACAGGGAGTCTTGCTATAGGCCCCTTTGTCTTCACACTCTTGTCTtacctatacattttttccttcctccggctgaaagtccagtccaaggagAGCAGGaagaaagccttctccacttgcatctcccatctcacagtagtggccttattctatgtccctgttatttttaactatgtgccaccttcctCAGGGAATTCACCCAGCTGGACAATGATATCCACTGTTATGTATAATGTTGTCACGCCAGTCCTCAACcctttgatctacaccctgaggaatgtggaggtgaagcgtgccctaaagagaagacttttctccagagagttacta ctgaatcccacccccagtcagagctgtcaGGAGAAGTTGACgcatgattcatcttatcctaaAGCTGATAGACAaggagggattcagttgtttct CCAGGAATTCCCTGGTAGCATTTACACTGGCTCAGAGTTGCAACACAGTTACAAGCTTCCTATGAG gaaactggccagcgtcttgggcatgacagtggaacattggcagatttcccaagcagaagtaCATGGGTTATGA